The sequence below is a genomic window from Thermoproteota archaeon.
CACTGTTCAATCTTATGACACCATTAAAGACGTCTGCAAAAAAATGTACGCAAAAAATATCAGCTCTGCAATAATCATCAAAGATAACAAACCTTTTGGAATAGTAACATACACTGATATCGCAATTGCGGTAACAAATTTTGAAAAATCGCCCAACTTACAAATATCTGAAATAATGTCCTCAAAGCTAGTCTCTGTTGGTCCAGAAGAATCAATTCTTAGCGTCGCTGAAAAAATGACTAAAACTAATACACATCACATGCTTGTGCTGGAAAACGATAGTATCCTTGGAGTTATCTCCTCTGCAGACCTTGTAGTTATCCTATCCATGTTAGATGAGGACTATCTGTTTGAGAAGGTAAAGCGATATTTTCATTCTCAAGGTTAAATTCTGATTTAATCAAAGGTTATAATTTCACCCGATATCTGCCAATTGACCAAAAATATGTCACAAATACAAAGACGAAAAAAACCAGCCTTGATAGCAGCTAGCGTTAGTGTCATAGCTGCACTTGCAATTGGTCTCTATGCGGTTCCTGCATTAAGCACAGAAACCTCAGAACTAGTTGTAACGGCAAACAAAGACGAAGAAAAAGCAATTGAGATTGCCCAAAAATTTGTGCGCTCTAGTCCAACCTACTCTTTTGATGGAATTGATGGAACACTGGATCTTATTTCAGTGGATGTCCTGGAGTCACTTCCAGTTCAATACCACATTAAGGTTGCATTTGAATCCTCACAGGGTGGGTTTGGAAACAGAGATGGACAAATGCTTACACAAGTGATTACACCACATGTGATGAGCATCCTAGTAACTGAAGGACAAGTAATTTCTGCAGTTACTGATGAAACATGGGATGAGCTCAACCACCAATACATACTCAAAAAACTTCCATCAAGTAATGAACCCGTTCAATATTTTGATGGCATAGTTAATGACTATGTGACATTTCTTGAAGCAATTAACTCACGAGGTTTAACTTTTGAGCTAATCGAGACAGTTGATGACTCTTCATTTTCTGTCCCAATGAAAACACTCTCAATTAGTGGTATTGAAACACATGTCTATGAGTTTGAAACAGAACAAGATGCACAAATGGCAAGCAAAACAGTTTCTTCAGACGGCACCCAAATCGGCAATAATGTAATTCGCTGGATGGATACTCCGCACTTTTACACACAAGGCAAGATAATCGTCCTATACGTAGGACAGAATCCAGAGATAACGAGTTTGCTTGATTCATTACTTGGCAGTCAATTTGCCGGAATGTAAATCAGCAAAACTCTATTTTTTTATTTTATGAATTATTTTGAAGACTGTTTTTCCTATTTTGATCTGTTTTACAATCTTCAATGTTATCTTTAGTAACTTAAAACCAACAAAAATTGGCATTAAGACCAGCATGATAATCTCTAACCAGTATTTTCTTAGAAATTCTTTGGAGTTTCGCACCTTGAGATAACTAATGAACAACTCTACACTAAACAGGCCAACAATTGCCCAGAAGATCACATCTAAAATGAGAACGTAATTGTCTGTAATTGTCAAAAAGGGATGCTCTAAACCAATTGCCTTGTATTCTAGGTTTATCAGTCCTACAAGGTAAACTATTACAAGAACAAAGGCTGAATAACTAACAATATTTTTCACAGAATTTGGAACTTTACTCGGTTCGTTACCTTCCATTCTGAGTGTTTTCATGCAATGTCATATCTTTGTGTTGATCAAAAGGCTTGGTAAGCTTGAAAGCTTACTTCTATCAGATCTGATAAGCAAGGTATCTGTTTATTATCTAAACCTGTATCTGTTACTTATGTACAAAACCATTCTAGTACCTCACGCAGGAACTCCTGCAGGTGATGAAGCATTAAAACATGCAATTCATGCAGCAAAAGGAACTTCTGCAAAAATTATTCTACTGCATGTGGTTGAAGAGATACAGCACCCAATGACATTTGGTTTGGCTGAATCTGAAAGAAATCAGCTTCTATCTGGTATACGTGATGCAAACGAATCAATTCGGAAAGAAATGGGAAAAGAGATGGAAAAAAGAATCGCTAAATGCAAGGAGAGTAATGTTACTTGCGAAGTAAGAGTTCAGGTTGGTGATGCTGCAGAAAAGATTCTTGATGCTGTGGCAAATGACAATGTAGATCTAATTGTTATGGCAAAGAGAAGAAAACTCAAAGGAATGAAAAAACTTTTTTCACTAGGTAGTGTTTCAAGGAAAATCGTAGAAAACGTAACCTGTCCTGTCAATTTGATCGATATTGAATCACTAAAATGATTTTGATTTCTATATAGTATATAGAAAATACATAATCTATGCCTAACATTTGTAAATAAATCATAGAGTGACTTGAATTAATGAAAACAAAGACATCGTTGCTTATCCTAACGACTATCATAGCTTCAGTTTTGTTGCCACAAGCATATGCTGCAACACAGCCTGATGCTCCTGACCAATCAAAGCAATTTCAAATCAATGCTGCAGGTGCAACATTTCCATTTCCACTAATTGATCTATGGAGGGTAGAAATCAATAAAGAATTTCCAAATGTTAACCTCAATTATCAGTCCATTGGTAGTGGTGGGGGTGTTAAACAACACATCGAAAAAACTGTAAATTTTGCCGCCTCTGATGCACCACTAAAAAAATCAGAGAGTGATTTGGCTCCTGGAACATTACATATTCCAGAAGCAATTGGCGGTGTTGTAGTGGCATACAATATCCCAGAAGTTCCTAACAAAGGACTAAAGCTTACTGGTGATGAAATCGCAGACATTTACCTTGGCAAGATTACAAAATGGAATGATCCAAGAATTGCAGCACATAATTCTGGCTTAACACTTCCTAATGCTGAAATAATTGTAGCAAAGCGTTCTGATGGCTCTGGTACAACATTTGTGTTTACTGACTATCTGACAAAAGTTAGTTCAGAATTTGATGAAAAGGTTGGTAGCGGTAAAAGTGTTCCATGGCCTGTAGGTGTTGGAGCTGCTGGAAACGAAGGAGTCGCAGGAATTGTTAGAAGCACTCCGTATTCAATTGGTTACATAGAGCTTGCATACGCATTTCAAACTGGAATGTCATATGCATTTATTCAAAATGGAGACAAGACTGCATTCATAGAGCCAACGTTGGATACTATATCTGCTGCATCAGCTGGTGTTGCAAAGAGTTTGCCCTCTCCCGCTGGAGATTGGAGTAAAGTTACTCTAGTAAATGCACCTGGTAAAAATTCGTATCCTATTGCAAGCTTTACGTATCTGCTAGTCTATGATGATATTTCAAAGACTACAAAATCTCTTGAAGAGGCTAAAGCCGTAATTCATATGATACACTGGATGATTACTGATGGACAAAGTTTCTCGCCCTCATTACTGTATGTTCCATTGTCTGACTCTGTTGTGGAATTAGGAAAGCAAGGACTAGCTATGGTAAAATACAAAGATACTAAACTCTTTGATTATCAAGCTGCACAAGCAAAAAGCTCACTTGAAATTCCTGAATGGATTAAGAACGTAGCAAAGCTATGGGCTGATGGAGAAATATCAAATGAAGAATATGTTGCAAGTATTCAGTATTTGATATCACAAGGAATAATCAAAATTTAATTTTATTATTTTTTTAATTTTTATTTATTTTTTCCAGCTTCTTGTTTTCACTATATAGAACTATGAATTAATGTAACACTTTGTTCTTTACAAAAAAAATGATCACACAAGTTATTATGAAAAATTCTTTTATTGTACTCAATGACTTCAATCAAAACAAAAGCAATAACTCTTAGTGTTGCAGCAATTCTTTCTGTAACTATGATTGCAGGATTTCAATTAAATGAAATCGTTGCAGAAAAAGGAGAAGACAAAGGATACACATTTGCTGAAGGAACACAACTTTTAGCTGTTTTTACATACAAAAACGGTATTGAAGAACAGGTTTCTTTTGAGGCAATTAATCAAATGCAATCCTTTGATAACACAAAGCCTCCGATCTTTAAGCTAGAAAAAATTGTGAGTGATAACTCTCCTTATCTGTACAAGCACGCTGATGAATTTCACAATCTTGTAGGCCAAAGTAATACTAGATCAGAAGAATCAAACAAGATGGATATTGACGTATTGTTCATAAAACATGATGATGTTGTACGCTCATTTTCTTATCAAACCTGTAAAATCACTGACTACAAGATAGAGACTCTATATGACAAAGAGGAAGGTTGGAATTCTGACAAAGGATTTGCCCACCTGGAACAATTTGAGTTTTCATGCTATGACTATTCTCCAGTAAATCCTGTCTATGAGATAATCACAAATGGTCATCCTGTAGCCAAGACTAAGAGTAGTGTAGAGTATCAAAAGGAACAAACCCTTAGGGAACAACTATACAATCAATAATTTTTTTTCTTTTTTTATTTTGATATTACACTATTGATGTTCTCATCAATAACAACTTCGACAATATCTCTTGTGTATTCTGCAATTCTTCTAATATCTTCTAAAATCAATTTTGTAGTGGCATTATTTGGATCAGAGTCACTTAGATTTTTCATTATCATTTTTTCTTTTTCAATGATATTTTGAATGTTTGATGCAATATTTTCTGCCTTTTCATAATCTCTTTTAATTAACGTTTGAATAGATTCTTCAAAAACTTTAACTGATGCTTCACTTGCTTCTGCAATTTCTTTTAGTGTTTTAGTATTTAATGGGCCCTCAAGAAATTTTATCTTTTTTGCAATCAATGCAGCATGATCTGCAATTCTTTCTACACATTTTACAACAGTTCTATGTCCTATGCACTCTGCAGGATTTTCTAATCCGGAGTCATATAACACTTGGACGTCTTGTAAAGCTAAATTAAGATTTCTTCTCATGTATAAGCTAAATCTATCTACCTCATCATCCATTTTGATAATCTCTTGTGCGTATCCTAAATCTTGATTTTTTAATGCATCCATTACTTCACGATGCATATTTGATGTAGTATCATACATTCTGTTTAATGCGATTCCAAACGATAACTGTGAGAGTCTAGTTAGTACTTGAAGAGTAATCTTTTCAGAGCTAGATTCAATTATTTCAGTACCGATAAGAGTATTTCTTACTAATTCTGTTATGACTTTTGAATGTGTTATCGGAATTTTTATTCCTCTTGTTTTTATTTGTATGATGTTATATCCAGAAAGATACATTGCAATAATTTTTCTTCTAATTGATTCTGTGGAGTCATCTTTACCAATAAACACTATTGGTTGACTAGATTCTTTGTTAATTCCCTCCTCTTGGTATATTGTAATGGAATTGTTGGGATTTTTTACAAGGGAAACTGTGCTGTTTTGTTTA
It includes:
- a CDS encoding CBS domain-containing protein — encoded protein: MSTDSKSNTVPVREFMIKEIITVQSYDTIKDVCKKMYAKNISSAIIIKDNKPFGIVTYTDIAIAVTNFEKSPNLQISEIMSSKLVSVGPEESILSVAEKMTKTNTHHMLVLENDSILGVISSADLVVILSMLDEDYLFEKVKRYFHSQG
- a CDS encoding universal stress protein, yielding MYKTILVPHAGTPAGDEALKHAIHAAKGTSAKIILLHVVEEIQHPMTFGLAESERNQLLSGIRDANESIRKEMGKEMEKRIAKCKESNVTCEVRVQVGDAAEKILDAVANDNVDLIVMAKRRKLKGMKKLFSLGSVSRKIVENVTCPVNLIDIESLK
- the pstS gene encoding phosphate ABC transporter substrate-binding protein PstS, coding for MKTKTSLLILTTIIASVLLPQAYAATQPDAPDQSKQFQINAAGATFPFPLIDLWRVEINKEFPNVNLNYQSIGSGGGVKQHIEKTVNFAASDAPLKKSESDLAPGTLHIPEAIGGVVVAYNIPEVPNKGLKLTGDEIADIYLGKITKWNDPRIAAHNSGLTLPNAEIIVAKRSDGSGTTFVFTDYLTKVSSEFDEKVGSGKSVPWPVGVGAAGNEGVAGIVRSTPYSIGYIELAYAFQTGMSYAFIQNGDKTAFIEPTLDTISAASAGVAKSLPSPAGDWSKVTLVNAPGKNSYPIASFTYLLVYDDISKTTKSLEEAKAVIHMIHWMITDGQSFSPSLLYVPLSDSVVELGKQGLAMVKYKDTKLFDYQAAQAKSSLEIPEWIKNVAKLWADGEISNEEYVASIQYLISQGIIKI
- a CDS encoding phosphate uptake regulator PhoU, with protein sequence MQKTNNGKQTRRLQIVGGSTYVVSLPKNWIIEMNLKQNSTVSLVKNPNNSITIYQEEGINKESSQPIVFIGKDDSTESIRRKIIAMYLSGYNIIQIKTRGIKIPITHSKVITELVRNTLIGTEIIESSSEKITLQVLTRLSQLSFGIALNRMYDTTSNMHREVMDALKNQDLGYAQEIIKMDDEVDRFSLYMRRNLNLALQDVQVLYDSGLENPAECIGHRTVVKCVERIADHAALIAKKIKFLEGPLNTKTLKEIAEASEASVKVFEESIQTLIKRDYEKAENIASNIQNIIEKEKMIMKNLSDSDPNNATTKLILEDIRRIAEYTRDIVEVVIDENINSVISK